From Candidatus Manganitrophus morganii, the proteins below share one genomic window:
- a CDS encoding thioesterase family protein, which produces MCPASPGNDGSSLFDSPFLREYYILSWNSAPVYRSRRMRGAGREQNERPPEKRIFRSILMNLFIRLVAILFGSFFRPSLKPLDTSVLTLRVWPTDLDINAHMNNGRFLTVMDLGRLDLIARTPLGRTVVRFRWQPIVASALIRYFRPLNPFQKYRLKSRVVGWDEKWFFVEQRFERNGELIAIGLVKGLFRGRNGNVPIADVLKAVGVTHPSPDLPPAVQRWQEAERLLEKTRQGEPS; this is translated from the coding sequence ATGTGCCCTGCGTCACCGGGGAATGATGGGTCCTCTCTCTTTGACTCTCCCTTCCTCCGGGAGTATTATATCCTCTCATGGAATTCGGCTCCGGTTTACCGTTCACGCCGGATGCGGGGGGCCGGCCGGGAGCAGAATGAACGGCCCCCCGAGAAGAGGATTTTCCGCAGCATCCTTATGAATCTGTTTATCCGTTTGGTCGCCATTTTGTTCGGCAGTTTCTTCCGGCCTTCTTTAAAACCGCTCGACACCTCGGTTTTGACGTTGCGGGTCTGGCCGACCGATCTCGACATCAACGCCCATATGAACAACGGCCGATTTTTGACGGTGATGGATCTCGGCCGGCTCGATCTGATCGCGCGGACCCCGCTGGGGAGAACGGTCGTCCGATTCCGATGGCAGCCGATCGTCGCCTCGGCCCTCATCCGTTACTTCCGCCCGCTGAATCCGTTCCAAAAGTATCGGTTAAAGAGCCGGGTCGTCGGCTGGGATGAGAAGTGGTTTTTTGTCGAGCAGCGCTTCGAGCGCAACGGAGAGCTGATCGCGATCGGATTGGTGAAGGGCTTGTTCCGGGGCCGGAACGGGAATGTCCCGATCGCCGATGTGTTGAAAGCGGTCGGCGTCACCCACCCCTCGCCCGATCTCCCTCCGGCGGTTCAACGCTGGCAGGAGGCGGAGCGGTTGCTGGAGAAGACCCGTCAGGGAGAGCCGTCTTAA
- a CDS encoding dicarboxylate/amino acid:cation symporter translates to MTREKRKHSNPSAPILIGLLAGTLLGIAARWLGEGAPWFDPLVNQIVLPVGQIFLRLLFMLVIPMLFSALVVGIGGLDLLRLGRIGVRTLAYTVVVSLIAVAIGMGLVNLIRPGEGVPASLRALAASGTAPFAAKPPERSGIALIVSMFPDNPIRAAAEGEMIGVILFSLLFGIALSMTETKGGARLRETIEGLYDVSLTLIHGVLKLAPFGVGALLFTMTARLGVDLLRPLSAYVGVVLLALSLHMFVVYSLSVRFLGGRSPRAFFRDIRPAMITAFATASSSATLPTALKVAEEDLKLPRHVSRFVLTAGSAMNQNGTALFEGVTVLFLAQLFDVPLDLSQQALIMLIAVLGGIGTAGVPAGSLPVIAMILGMFGIPLEGLGLILGVDRLLDMCRTTLNVTGDLAAAVYVARGEATDNEESGIRN, encoded by the coding sequence ATGACACGAGAAAAAAGGAAACATTCGAACCCGAGCGCCCCGATTCTGATCGGTCTTTTGGCCGGGACGCTCCTTGGCATCGCGGCGCGGTGGTTGGGGGAAGGAGCGCCGTGGTTCGACCCGCTGGTGAACCAGATCGTCCTCCCCGTGGGACAGATTTTTCTTCGGCTTCTTTTTATGTTGGTCATTCCGATGCTTTTCTCGGCGCTGGTGGTCGGCATCGGGGGGCTGGACCTGCTGCGGCTGGGGCGGATCGGCGTCCGGACGTTGGCGTATACGGTCGTTGTTTCTCTGATCGCGGTGGCGATCGGGATGGGGCTGGTCAATCTGATCCGCCCGGGGGAAGGGGTCCCGGCGTCGCTCCGCGCCCTCGCCGCGTCGGGGACGGCACCGTTCGCCGCAAAGCCGCCGGAGCGGTCGGGGATCGCGCTGATCGTTTCGATGTTTCCCGACAACCCGATCCGGGCGGCGGCCGAAGGAGAGATGATCGGGGTGATCCTCTTCTCGCTCCTCTTTGGGATCGCCCTGTCGATGACCGAGACGAAAGGGGGGGCTCGGCTTCGGGAAACGATCGAGGGGCTCTACGACGTCAGCCTTACCCTGATCCACGGCGTTCTCAAGCTGGCGCCGTTCGGCGTCGGCGCCCTTCTCTTTACGATGACCGCCCGGCTGGGGGTCGATCTCCTCCGTCCCCTCTCGGCGTATGTCGGGGTGGTGTTGCTGGCCCTCTCGCTCCACATGTTCGTCGTCTATTCCCTCTCCGTCCGCTTCTTGGGGGGGCGGTCGCCCCGCGCTTTCTTTCGGGATATCCGGCCGGCGATGATCACCGCCTTCGCCACCGCCTCTTCCAGCGCCACCCTCCCGACCGCGCTGAAGGTCGCCGAAGAAGATTTGAAGCTCCCCCGACATGTCAGCCGGTTCGTTCTCACCGCGGGGTCGGCGATGAATCAGAACGGCACCGCCCTCTTCGAGGGGGTGACGGTCCTTTTTCTCGCGCAGCTCTTCGACGTGCCGCTCGATCTGTCGCAGCAGGCGCTGATCATGTTGATCGCCGTGCTGGGGGGGATCGGAACAGCCGGGGTGCCGGCCGGGTCGCTTCCGGTGATTGCGATGATCTTGGGGATGTTCGGCATTCCGTTGGAGGGGCTCGGTTTGATCTTGGGGGTCGACCGGTTGCTCGATATGTGCCGGACCACCCTCAACGTCACGGGAGATCTGGCGGCGGCGGTCTATGTGGCGCGGGGAGAGGCAACAGACAATGAGGAATCTGGAATTAGGAATTAA
- a CDS encoding MFS transporter: MIAKLLRRLGLDRSELRAWAMYDWASSAFTTTIVAAVFPIYFQRVAGADLDPAGATTRFALATTFGLILIAVASPLLGTLADYAALKKKMLGAFAALGVVATACMVFIQRGDWLLAAVLFVLGNIGAAGSYVFYDSLLPHIARDEEMDRVSAAGYALGYLGGGLLLAINLACIQMPERFGIPDAGTATRLSFLSVAIWWLLFSFPLFRRVPEPAARTEAGPPRAGHWAAIALGRLRETLRHLRGYKQAFLMMIAFMIYNDGIQTIIRMATIYGAEIGISQGALILALLITQFVGIPFAFLFGALAGKIGAKRAIFLALTVYAGITVLGYFMTTAFHFMLLAILVGTVQGGAQALSRSLFASMIPRHKSAEFFGFFGIFEKFAGIAGPAVFAFSIWATGSTRNAILLIVLFFVAGGILLSFVKVEEGQRAARAAEERGGV, translated from the coding sequence GTGATCGCGAAATTGCTCCGGCGCCTGGGGCTGGACCGTTCCGAGCTGCGGGCCTGGGCCATGTATGATTGGGCGAGCTCGGCCTTTACCACCACCATCGTCGCGGCGGTTTTTCCGATCTACTTTCAGCGGGTCGCGGGGGCCGATCTCGATCCGGCCGGCGCGACCACCCGCTTCGCCCTCGCCACTACATTCGGACTGATCCTCATCGCGGTCGCCTCGCCCCTTCTCGGCACCCTCGCCGACTACGCCGCCCTCAAGAAAAAGATGCTCGGCGCGTTCGCCGCCCTGGGGGTGGTCGCCACCGCCTGTATGGTCTTCATCCAGCGGGGCGACTGGCTCCTCGCGGCGGTACTGTTCGTCCTCGGCAACATCGGGGCGGCCGGCAGCTACGTTTTCTACGATTCGCTCCTCCCCCACATCGCGCGCGATGAGGAGATGGACCGCGTCTCCGCCGCGGGGTATGCCCTCGGCTACCTCGGCGGGGGGCTGCTGTTGGCGATCAATCTGGCCTGCATCCAGATGCCCGAGCGTTTCGGGATTCCCGACGCCGGAACCGCCACCCGGCTCTCTTTCCTCAGCGTTGCGATCTGGTGGCTCCTCTTTTCTTTTCCGCTCTTCCGGCGGGTGCCGGAACCGGCCGCGCGGACGGAGGCGGGGCCACCCCGGGCGGGCCATTGGGCGGCGATCGCTTTGGGACGCCTGCGGGAGACCCTCCGTCATCTGCGCGGCTACAAGCAGGCTTTCCTGATGATGATCGCCTTCATGATCTACAACGACGGCATCCAGACGATCATCCGGATGGCCACCATCTACGGCGCGGAGATCGGCATCTCCCAGGGGGCGCTGATCCTGGCCCTCCTGATCACGCAGTTCGTCGGCATTCCCTTCGCGTTTCTCTTCGGCGCGCTCGCCGGAAAAATCGGCGCGAAGCGGGCGATCTTTCTGGCGCTGACGGTCTATGCCGGCATCACGGTGCTCGGCTATTTCATGACCACCGCCTTCCACTTCATGCTCCTGGCGATCCTCGTCGGCACCGTTCAAGGGGGGGCTCAGGCGTTGAGCCGCTCTCTTTTCGCCAGCATGATTCCGCGCCACAAATCGGCCGAGTTCTTCGGCTTCTTCGGCATTTTCGAAAAGTTCGCCGGGATCGCCGGCCCGGCCGTCTTCGCCTTTTCGATCTGGGCGACCGGCTCGACCCGCAACGCGATTTTGTTGATCGTTCTCTTTTTCGTGGCGGGGGGGATTCTTTTGTCGTTCGTCAAGGTGGAGGAGGGGCAGCGGGCGGCGCGGGCGGCGGAGGAGCGGGGGGGCGTTTGA
- a CDS encoding PAS domain S-box protein, giving the protein MPKKEKKSAASAPAPRKRNRPAVHRSGHHYRALLQNSPDVISNLDRRGTILFINRTLPQYTVERVIGTNASDYHTPEDAARFQRLLEKMFDSGEPQSVEMVAVGPTHWLTRIFPIQRGGKVESALVIATDMTAQKRTERALLESSELNRRMIEGVSAGIVQVAADGTICMANEKAQEILGLRFDALKNLYVADFDTKTIWEDGTPCESKDYPVSKCMATGRPQPGVIIGVRRPDGNTSWAIYSAIPMRDPDNGKLSGAIVTFVEITERKRAEEALKNSRQQLRDLSARLQTILEEERTRISREIHDELGQQLTILKMDLSWLKKQLSRNQKPLRERTQSMVNLVDATIQTVRKISTEMRPVVLDDLGLTAAMEWQVEDFKSRTGMRCRFTARPEEITLDRDRSTTVFRIFQETLTNIVRHAGADEIDVRLEKRGDHLLLEVGDNGKGITEGQIVNSKSLGLLGIRERALLWGGTVSIQGEPGKGTTLSVQIPLSPQKARRNDQ; this is encoded by the coding sequence ATGCCTAAGAAAGAAAAAAAATCGGCCGCTTCGGCGCCGGCCCCCCGAAAGCGAAACAGGCCGGCCGTCCACCGGTCGGGACATCACTATCGCGCCCTCCTTCAGAATTCTCCCGACGTCATCTCGAATCTGGATCGCCGCGGTACGATCTTATTTATCAACCGTACGCTGCCCCAATATACGGTCGAGCGGGTGATCGGGACGAACGCCTCGGACTATCACACGCCGGAGGATGCAGCGCGGTTTCAGCGGCTGCTGGAAAAGATGTTCGATTCCGGAGAGCCCCAGAGCGTGGAGATGGTTGCCGTCGGCCCCACCCATTGGCTCACCCGGATCTTCCCGATCCAGCGGGGCGGAAAAGTGGAATCGGCCCTGGTCATCGCCACCGATATGACGGCGCAGAAGCGGACGGAACGGGCCCTTTTGGAAAGCAGCGAGCTCAACCGCCGGATGATCGAGGGGGTCTCGGCCGGGATCGTCCAGGTGGCGGCCGACGGGACGATTTGCATGGCCAATGAGAAGGCCCAGGAGATTTTGGGCCTCCGGTTCGACGCGCTGAAGAATTTATACGTCGCCGATTTCGACACCAAAACCATTTGGGAAGACGGCACCCCGTGCGAGAGCAAGGACTACCCCGTTTCGAAATGCATGGCGACGGGGCGGCCCCAGCCGGGTGTGATCATCGGCGTCCGCCGTCCCGACGGGAACACCTCCTGGGCGATCTACAGCGCCATTCCGATGAGAGATCCGGACAACGGAAAACTTTCCGGCGCCATCGTCACCTTCGTCGAGATCACCGAGCGAAAGCGGGCGGAAGAGGCGCTGAAGAACTCTCGGCAGCAACTGCGGGATCTCTCCGCGCGGCTCCAGACGATCCTGGAGGAGGAGCGGACGCGGATCTCCCGCGAGATCCACGACGAGCTGGGGCAACAGCTGACGATTCTGAAAATGGATCTCTCCTGGTTGAAGAAGCAATTGTCTCGAAATCAGAAACCGCTCCGGGAGCGGACCCAATCGATGGTCAATCTGGTCGACGCAACGATTCAAACCGTCCGGAAGATCTCGACGGAGATGCGGCCGGTGGTCCTCGATGATCTGGGGTTGACGGCGGCGATGGAATGGCAGGTCGAGGATTTCAAGAGCCGGACCGGAATGCGCTGCCGGTTCACCGCCCGGCCGGAGGAGATCACCCTCGACCGGGACCGCTCGACGACCGTCTTTCGGATCTTTCAGGAAACCCTCACGAACATCGTCCGGCACGCCGGCGCCGATGAGATCGACGTCCGGCTGGAGAAAAGGGGAGATCACCTCCTTCTGGAGGTCGGCGATAACGGAAAGGGGATCACCGAGGGGCAGATCGTCAATTCGAAATCGCTCGGATTGCTCGGCATCCGGGAGCGGGCGCTCCTCTGGGGGGGGACGGTGTCGATTCAAGGAGAGCCGGGCAAAGGAACCACCCTTTCCGTCCAGATTCCGCTTTCTCCGCAGAAAGCGCGGAGAAATGACCAATGA
- a CDS encoding phosphotransferase yields the protein MRVTHSVIAAAEVAKIAAREYDLGALPTGRLLSDTDNNHYLLTAGETNFVFRIYRRGKYWLTKESDYRFELEWLAYLHEQGLPVTYPIPRRNGDLLGRLDAPEGERYYALFSFAPGCVVHPMNAGQSRLFGEGIARIHLASDRFQPKQRRFHQDTDWLIDAPLARIDTFLEGRRPEAVAFFRGLAPSLKETLRGLPRSAPFYGIIGGDFHGGNHFFSSENRLTFFDFDMCGYGWRVYDLANFLWSTKLRPEMGTTWTDVLQGYETVRPLSEAERAALPAMVKVRHLWILGLHTTYSDQLGVGWLGDHYWERNVARLREWGEEEKKSGE from the coding sequence ATGCGGGTGACCCATTCTGTCATCGCGGCGGCGGAGGTCGCAAAGATCGCTGCACGGGAGTACGACCTCGGTGCTCTGCCGACCGGCCGGCTGCTCAGCGACACCGACAATAACCACTATCTGCTGACGGCGGGTGAGACGAACTTTGTCTTCCGCATCTACCGCCGCGGAAAGTACTGGCTGACGAAGGAGTCCGACTACCGTTTCGAACTGGAGTGGCTGGCCTATCTGCACGAACAGGGCCTGCCGGTGACTTATCCGATCCCACGGCGGAATGGGGATCTTCTCGGCCGCCTCGACGCCCCGGAGGGGGAGCGTTATTATGCGCTCTTCAGCTTTGCCCCCGGCTGCGTTGTGCATCCGATGAATGCCGGGCAAAGCCGTCTTTTCGGCGAAGGGATCGCCCGGATTCATCTGGCCTCCGACCGTTTTCAGCCAAAGCAACGCCGCTTTCATCAAGACACCGACTGGCTCATCGACGCGCCGCTGGCGCGCATCGACACCTTTCTCGAAGGCCGCCGGCCGGAGGCGGTCGCGTTCTTCCGCGGGCTCGCTCCCTCTTTAAAAGAGACCCTGCGGGGTCTGCCCCGATCGGCGCCGTTCTACGGCATTATCGGAGGGGATTTTCATGGGGGGAACCACTTCTTCTCTTCGGAGAATCGGCTCACCTTTTTCGACTTTGACATGTGCGGGTACGGCTGGCGCGTTTACGACCTGGCGAACTTTCTCTGGTCGACGAAGCTTCGGCCGGAGATGGGCACGACCTGGACCGATGTTTTGCAGGGTTATGAAACGGTCCGGCCCCTCTCGGAGGCGGAACGCGCGGCGTTGCCTGCGATGGTGAAGGTGCGGCATCTTTGGATCTTGGGGTTGCATACCACTTACAGCGATCAGTTGGGGGTGGGATGGCTCGGTGATCATTATTGGGAGCGGAATGTGGCGCGGTTGCGGGAGTGGGGGGAGGAGGAGAAGAAAAGTGGAGAGTGA
- a CDS encoding NifU family protein, with the protein MIQVTEAARKKIDALTKDQETQKKTKIEGLRLTMKGGAAKTEYSLAFVEAGKRKEDDVVSEADGLAFFMEPRDASFLEDVKIDFVTTLDQTGFKVENPKGALPEPTADLDNPEAKAIQHLLNTEINPSVASHGGVITLVGVRDHVAYLRLGGGCHGCGSAEVTLKQGVIVAIKKAVPEIVDVLDVTDHAGGKNPYFVAHR; encoded by the coding sequence ATGATTCAAGTGACCGAAGCGGCCAGGAAGAAGATCGACGCGCTGACGAAGGACCAGGAGACGCAAAAGAAGACAAAGATTGAGGGGCTTCGCCTGACGATGAAGGGGGGGGCGGCGAAGACCGAATACAGCCTCGCTTTCGTAGAAGCGGGCAAGCGGAAGGAAGACGATGTCGTGTCGGAGGCCGACGGCCTCGCCTTTTTTATGGAGCCGCGGGACGCCTCGTTTCTGGAAGATGTGAAAATCGACTTTGTCACCACGCTCGACCAGACCGGTTTTAAAGTGGAGAATCCGAAGGGGGCATTGCCGGAGCCGACCGCCGATTTAGACAACCCGGAGGCCAAGGCGATCCAGCACCTCTTGAACACGGAGATCAATCCGTCGGTCGCGAGCCACGGCGGGGTGATCACCCTGGTCGGTGTGCGCGACCATGTCGCCTATCTTCGTTTGGGGGGAGGGTGTCATGGGTGCGGGAGTGCGGAGGTGACGCTTAAGCAGGGGGTAATCGTCGCTATCAAGAAGGCGGTTCCTGAAATCGTCGATGTTTTGGATGTTACCGACCATGCCGGGGGAAAGAACCCCTATTTCGTTGCGCACAGATAA
- a CDS encoding DUF2630 family protein, translating into MEDGQVLKHIDELAKEEHQLYSNENLSDEEMKRLKEVTTELDQCWDLLRQRRGLRDAQANPDTAKVRSAKVVENQQG; encoded by the coding sequence ATGGAAGATGGACAGGTGTTAAAACACATCGATGAGCTCGCAAAAGAGGAACACCAACTCTATTCCAACGAGAACTTGAGCGACGAGGAAATGAAACGCCTCAAAGAAGTCACCACGGAGTTGGACCAATGCTGGGACCTGCTGCGACAACGGCGCGGCCTGCGGGATGCCCAGGCCAATCCCGATACGGCGAAAGTGCGTTCCGCGAAGGTGGTTGAGAACCAACAGGGTTAA
- a CDS encoding class I SAM-dependent methyltransferase: MNTQTIDQTKLDTFINRAIGDLSAGYGGVMVSLGAKLGLYKAMAGAGPISAKELAARSGCAERYVSEWLNAQVAGGYVDYHAVSGTYELSPEQAMVLADEESPVYIPNAWNVPASMWLDEEKAVEAFRTGKGVAWGDHADRLYCGVAAFYRNAYRGSLLSAWLPALDGVVAQLEAGIAVADIGCGHGHSTVLMAEAFPNSRFYGFDTHRASIDAARGIAADAGLDGRVHFDVAGAMNYPDKQYGLICFFDCLHDMGDPVAAARHAAEVLAPGGTVLLIEPFANDRVEENISPVARLYYAASTTLCCAHAVSEGGRLVLGAQAGEARLAEVFRKAGFTHFRRAAETPFNLILEVRR, encoded by the coding sequence ATGAACACACAGACGATCGATCAAACGAAGCTCGACACTTTTATCAACCGCGCCATCGGCGACCTCTCCGCCGGCTACGGCGGGGTGATGGTCAGCCTGGGCGCCAAGCTCGGTCTCTACAAGGCGATGGCCGGGGCCGGTCCGATCAGCGCGAAGGAGCTGGCGGCGCGGAGCGGCTGCGCGGAGCGCTACGTGAGCGAGTGGCTGAATGCCCAAGTCGCCGGCGGCTACGTCGACTATCACGCCGTGAGCGGGACCTACGAGCTTTCTCCCGAGCAGGCGATGGTGCTGGCCGACGAAGAGAGCCCGGTGTATATTCCCAACGCCTGGAACGTCCCGGCCTCGATGTGGCTCGATGAGGAGAAAGCGGTCGAGGCGTTCCGCACCGGGAAGGGGGTGGCATGGGGCGATCACGCCGACCGGCTCTACTGCGGGGTCGCCGCCTTCTACCGCAACGCCTACCGGGGAAGTCTGCTGTCGGCCTGGCTCCCTGCGCTCGACGGCGTGGTGGCGCAGCTGGAGGCCGGCATCGCGGTGGCCGATATCGGCTGCGGCCACGGTCACTCGACGGTCTTGATGGCCGAGGCCTTCCCGAACTCGCGCTTTTACGGCTTCGATACGCACCGGGCGTCGATCGACGCGGCGCGGGGCATCGCGGCCGACGCCGGTCTCGATGGGCGGGTTCACTTCGATGTGGCCGGGGCGATGAATTACCCCGACAAGCAGTACGGGCTGATCTGTTTCTTCGACTGCCTGCACGACATGGGCGATCCGGTCGCCGCCGCCCGGCACGCGGCCGAGGTGTTGGCGCCCGGCGGGACAGTTCTGCTGATCGAGCCGTTCGCCAACGACCGGGTTGAAGAGAACATCTCGCCGGTGGCGCGGCTTTACTACGCCGCTTCGACGACGCTCTGCTGTGCGCATGCGGTCTCGGAGGGGGGACGTCTCGTTCTCGGGGCTCAGGCGGGAGAGGCGCGTCTGGCGGAGGTCTTCCGCAAGGCGGGGTTCACGCACTTTCGGCGCGCGGCCGAGACGCCGTTTAACTTGATTCTCGAAGTGAGGCGGTAA
- a CDS encoding helix-turn-helix domain-containing protein, with the protein MTRHSHSPGSDPLHVSLVALPDAVVSTLSGIYDVMNAFALMNLPNPKAPFRIEIVGEKTGPLALASGVPIQVQRRVAEIKTTDIVIVPSVLLRPEGWKKGRYPGLVDWLRTMYDRGAVLCSACSGIFLLAETGLFDGRDATVHFGYAGAFAAAYPAVPVHPERVLIISGAREELVSSGASTSWHDMVLYLIARYAGATAAQEVARLYALQWHQEGLTPYIVFEGKRDHGDGDIQSAQQWLDTHFSVAHPVEEMIKRSRLAERTFKRRFMQATGLTPLVYVQRLRIEDAKRRLERTEAPIDKISWQVGYEDAAFFRRLFKRTTGMAPGAYRKRFRIPDFARP; encoded by the coding sequence ATGACCCGACATTCGCATTCCCCCGGATCGGATCCGCTTCACGTCAGCCTCGTCGCGCTGCCCGATGCGGTCGTCTCGACACTAAGCGGCATCTACGATGTCATGAATGCGTTCGCGCTTATGAACCTGCCGAATCCAAAAGCGCCGTTTCGGATCGAGATCGTCGGCGAAAAGACAGGTCCCCTGGCGCTGGCGAGCGGGGTTCCGATCCAGGTGCAGCGTCGGGTCGCCGAAATTAAGACGACCGATATCGTGATCGTCCCCTCGGTCCTGCTGCGACCCGAAGGGTGGAAGAAGGGGCGCTATCCCGGTCTGGTCGACTGGCTTCGGACGATGTACGACCGCGGGGCGGTCCTCTGCTCCGCCTGCTCGGGGATCTTTCTCTTGGCCGAAACGGGCCTCTTCGACGGCAGGGACGCCACGGTCCACTTCGGCTACGCCGGCGCGTTCGCGGCGGCCTATCCGGCGGTGCCGGTTCATCCGGAACGGGTGCTGATCATCTCGGGCGCGCGCGAAGAACTCGTGAGCTCGGGCGCCTCGACGAGCTGGCACGACATGGTGCTTTACCTCATCGCCCGTTACGCCGGGGCGACCGCGGCGCAGGAGGTCGCCCGCCTCTATGCGCTGCAATGGCACCAGGAGGGGCTGACCCCGTACATCGTTTTCGAAGGGAAGCGCGACCATGGCGACGGCGACATCCAGAGCGCGCAGCAATGGCTCGACACCCATTTCTCGGTCGCCCATCCGGTGGAGGAGATGATCAAGCGCTCGCGGCTCGCCGAGCGGACCTTCAAGCGGCGCTTTATGCAGGCGACCGGTCTCACCCCGCTTGTCTATGTCCAGCGCCTGCGGATCGAAGATGCGAAACGGCGGCTCGAGCGGACCGAGGCACCGATCGACAAAATCAGCTGGCAGGTCGGCTACGAGGACGCGGCCTTCTTCCGGCGCCTCTTCAAGCGGACGACCGGCATGGCCCCCGGCGCCTACCGCAAGCGCTTCCGCATCCCCGATTTTGCCCGCCCATAG
- a CDS encoding aldo/keto reductase, giving the protein MSESSMVSQTPVFQTPPSTRKGEMLYRTLGRTGEEVSLIGLGGYHIGDPPDEAEAIRIIRKAIDHGVTFMDNCWDYHDGGSEIRMGKALRDGYREKVFLMTKIDSRTKEAAAQQLDESLRRLQTDHIDLLQHHEIIRLEDPDRIFAEGGAHEALLAARQAGKIRYIGFTGHKDPLVHLRMLEIAEKYNFRFDAVQMPLNVMDAHFRSFQNRVLPLLVKDQIGVLGMKSMGGKIILESKAVTPIECLHYAMNLPTSVVITGIDSLPILDQALEAARTFRPMTTAEVAALLQRTAGAAAEGRYERFKTSSMFDGTALFPQWLG; this is encoded by the coding sequence ATGAGTGAGTCATCCATGGTGTCCCAGACGCCGGTCTTTCAAACCCCACCCTCTACCCGCAAAGGTGAAATGCTCTACCGCACCCTCGGCCGCACCGGCGAGGAGGTCTCCCTGATCGGGCTCGGCGGATACCATATCGGCGATCCGCCCGATGAGGCGGAAGCGATCCGGATCATCCGCAAAGCGATCGACCACGGGGTCACCTTCATGGACAACTGCTGGGACTACCATGACGGCGGAAGCGAAATCCGGATGGGGAAAGCGCTGCGCGACGGCTACCGGGAGAAGGTCTTCCTGATGACCAAGATCGACAGCCGCACCAAAGAGGCCGCCGCCCAACAACTCGATGAATCGCTCCGGCGGCTGCAGACCGACCACATCGACCTGCTCCAACACCACGAAATCATCCGCCTGGAAGATCCCGACCGGATCTTTGCCGAAGGAGGGGCGCACGAAGCGCTGCTGGCGGCGCGGCAGGCGGGAAAGATCCGCTACATCGGCTTCACCGGCCACAAAGACCCGCTCGTCCATTTGAGAATGCTGGAGATTGCGGAAAAATATAATTTCCGGTTCGATGCCGTCCAGATGCCGCTCAATGTGATGGACGCCCACTTCCGCAGCTTTCAAAACAGAGTGCTTCCCCTCTTGGTCAAAGACCAGATCGGGGTGCTCGGGATGAAGTCGATGGGGGGGAAGATCATCCTGGAGAGCAAGGCGGTCACCCCGATCGAGTGCCTCCATTATGCGATGAACCTGCCGACGTCGGTCGTCATCACCGGGATCGACAGCCTTCCGATTCTCGATCAGGCGCTCGAAGCGGCCCGCACCTTCCGTCCGATGACGACGGCGGAAGTGGCCGCCCTCCTTCAGCGGACCGCCGGGGCCGCCGCCGAGGGGCGATACGAACGCTTCAAGACCTCTTCGATGTTCGACGGCACCGCCCTCTTCCCGCAATGGCTCGGCTGA